One region of Duncaniella freteri genomic DNA includes:
- a CDS encoding S41 family peptidase, translating to MKKLVSSILFAAATMTVTAATPLWLRDVQISPDGKTIAFTYKGDIFTVPAAGGEAKRLTTAESYESVPVWSPDGKSIAFASDRNGGQDIYIMEAKGGPACQLTFHSVSEIPQGFTPDGKYVVYSANIQAPAASLIYPSSRMGQLYKVPAEGGRPQQILGTPALSISYLPDGASFLYQDDKGTENEWRKHHTSSVTRDIWRYDAKTGSHTNLTARGGEDRNPVIGGDGETVYFLSERNGGSFNVYSFQLSDPSKVSAVTKFTTHPVRFLSRGANGTLAFTYNGEIYTVNEKGGKPAKVAIDIVTDNVEPVMRRKAGSLAGAAVSPDGKQVAFVSHGDIFVTSVEYPSTRQITKTPQGESYPSWGADNRTLYYTSDRDGHKNIYRATISRKDDPNFSNATLIEETPVFPAKDNIDRQNPLVSPNGELMAFIQDGNKIGVTNLKTRKTRLLTNGETYTARDGGITLDWSPDSEWLAATIDVHQRDPYYDIAIINVSNGEMTNITNDAYINTNPRWVMNGNAIIFSSDRYGMKNHASWGSTEDVLMVFTNREAYDRYRLSDEDFALLKEVEKSQKNNKSSASKDDKKKDKKKDKKDSKKDDAKKDDTKPADAVNVELDGICDRIVRLTPFSSSLGDNYVDNDGENLYFMSRVDNGYDMWKKNLRKGDVSLFKKMGSGGVALQADAAGKNLFLLGSTLRKMSLPGGNMTTISFNATQEIDPVKEREYMYDFIVDQEAKRFLVKDMFGVDWKGYGENYRKFLPHINNNYDFSELASELLGELNVSHTGSGYRANGSQEPTASLGLLYDLTYTGNGLKVSEILKKGPFDRANSRMTPGAVITAIDGESLNGNTDPLTTLNSRVRTKTLISFTLPSGEKVEEVILPTNYSAYNTMLYDRWLERNRHIVDSISGGRLGYVHLESMNDESYRAIYADVLGKYADREGIIIDTRFNGGGRLHEDIEVLFSGKKYLTQEIRGVKSGEMPSKRWLRPSIMITGEANYSNAHGTPWMYKHNKLGKIVGMPVPGTMSSVNWVTLQDPSLYFGIPVVGFRTAEGNFLENTQLEPDIKVANDPAKIVKGIDDQLITAVKTLLNDLKK from the coding sequence ATGAAAAAATTAGTATCATCAATCCTCTTCGCAGCCGCAACAATGACAGTCACAGCTGCCACTCCTTTGTGGCTGAGGGATGTACAGATCTCTCCTGACGGAAAGACCATTGCGTTCACCTACAAGGGCGACATCTTTACTGTGCCAGCCGCCGGCGGAGAAGCCAAGCGGCTCACCACTGCTGAATCATACGAATCTGTTCCGGTATGGTCACCCGACGGAAAGTCAATTGCATTTGCAAGCGACCGAAACGGAGGACAGGACATATACATAATGGAAGCCAAAGGTGGACCGGCGTGTCAGTTGACATTCCACTCTGTCTCCGAGATCCCTCAGGGATTCACCCCCGACGGAAAATATGTAGTATACTCCGCCAACATTCAGGCTCCGGCCGCAAGCCTCATATACCCAAGCTCACGCATGGGTCAGCTCTATAAAGTCCCAGCTGAAGGTGGCCGTCCGCAACAGATACTCGGAACGCCTGCACTCAGCATCAGCTATCTCCCTGACGGAGCTTCATTTCTTTATCAGGACGACAAAGGCACCGAAAACGAATGGCGCAAACACCACACATCCTCAGTGACACGTGACATATGGCGTTACGATGCCAAGACAGGCAGCCACACCAACCTGACTGCTCGTGGCGGTGAGGACCGCAATCCGGTTATCGGCGGTGACGGAGAGACAGTATATTTCCTCAGCGAACGTAACGGAGGAAGTTTCAATGTATATTCCTTCCAGCTCTCTGACCCCTCCAAAGTGTCGGCAGTGACCAAATTCACCACCCATCCTGTGAGATTCCTCTCACGCGGAGCCAACGGCACACTTGCTTTCACCTATAACGGTGAAATCTACACCGTAAACGAAAAAGGTGGAAAGCCTGCCAAAGTTGCAATCGACATCGTGACTGATAATGTGGAACCAGTGATGCGCCGCAAGGCCGGATCACTCGCAGGAGCAGCTGTATCGCCTGACGGCAAGCAGGTTGCATTTGTGAGCCACGGCGACATATTCGTCACCTCCGTGGAATACCCCTCCACACGCCAGATCACCAAGACCCCTCAGGGAGAGAGCTATCCGTCATGGGGTGCCGACAACCGTACTCTCTACTACACATCAGACCGTGACGGACATAAAAACATCTATCGTGCCACCATCAGCCGTAAAGATGATCCTAATTTCTCTAATGCCACTCTTATAGAGGAAACACCTGTATTCCCTGCCAAAGACAACATTGATCGCCAGAACCCTCTCGTGTCACCCAACGGTGAGCTAATGGCATTCATCCAGGACGGCAACAAGATAGGGGTGACCAATCTTAAGACACGCAAGACCCGCCTTCTCACCAACGGCGAGACTTACACTGCCCGCGACGGAGGCATCACACTCGACTGGTCACCTGACAGCGAATGGCTCGCAGCGACAATCGATGTGCACCAGCGCGACCCATATTACGATATCGCCATCATCAATGTCAGCAATGGTGAGATGACAAACATCACCAACGATGCATATATCAACACCAATCCACGCTGGGTGATGAACGGAAATGCCATAATATTCTCAAGCGACCGTTACGGCATGAAGAACCATGCTTCGTGGGGCAGCACCGAAGATGTGCTCATGGTATTCACCAACCGTGAGGCATATGACCGATACCGCCTTTCCGACGAGGACTTCGCTCTTCTCAAGGAAGTAGAGAAGTCACAGAAGAACAACAAATCATCCGCATCAAAGGATGATAAGAAGAAGGACAAAAAGAAAGATAAAAAGGATTCCAAAAAAGATGACGCCAAGAAGGATGATACAAAACCTGCTGATGCCGTCAATGTGGAACTCGACGGAATATGCGACCGAATAGTGCGCCTTACCCCATTCTCATCAAGCCTCGGCGACAACTATGTAGACAATGACGGAGAGAACCTATACTTCATGTCGCGCGTCGACAACGGCTATGACATGTGGAAAAAGAATCTCCGCAAAGGCGATGTATCCCTATTCAAGAAAATGGGATCAGGAGGAGTGGCACTCCAGGCAGATGCCGCCGGTAAAAACCTGTTCCTACTTGGCTCCACACTCCGCAAGATGTCACTGCCCGGAGGCAACATGACCACCATATCATTCAACGCAACACAGGAAATCGATCCTGTCAAGGAACGTGAATACATGTATGATTTCATCGTTGATCAGGAAGCAAAACGTTTCCTTGTCAAAGACATGTTCGGTGTCGACTGGAAGGGCTACGGCGAAAACTACCGCAAATTCCTACCGCACATCAACAATAATTATGACTTCTCGGAGCTTGCAAGCGAGCTTCTGGGAGAACTAAATGTGAGCCACACAGGTAGCGGATACCGTGCAAACGGCAGCCAGGAACCCACCGCATCCCTCGGACTTCTCTACGATCTCACCTACACCGGCAACGGACTAAAGGTGTCGGAAATACTCAAGAAAGGACCTTTCGACCGCGCTAACTCACGCATGACTCCAGGTGCAGTAATCACTGCTATCGACGGCGAATCGCTCAACGGCAATACTGACCCGCTTACGACACTCAACTCACGCGTTCGCACCAAGACTCTTATATCCTTTACCCTCCCCTCAGGCGAAAAGGTCGAGGAAGTGATCCTACCCACCAACTACAGCGCATACAACACCATGCTCTATGATCGCTGGCTGGAGCGTAATCGCCATATTGTCGACTCCATATCCGGAGGACGACTCGGATATGTGCATCTCGAATCCATGAACGATGAATCCTACAGAGCCATATATGCCGACGTTCTCGGCAAGTATGCCGACCGTGAAGGCATAATCATCGACACCCGATTCAACGGTGGAGGACGCCTGCACGAAGACATCGAAGTGCTCTTCAGCGGAAAGAAGTATCTCACACAGGAAATTCGTGGCGTGAAGAGCGGCGAAATGCCCTCCAAGCGTTGGCTCCGTCCATCAATAATGATCACCGGTGAAGCAAACTACTCCAACGCCCACGGCACACCTTGGATGTACAAGCACAACAAGCTGGGCAAGATTGTGGGAATGCCCGTACCCGGCACCATGAGCTCAGTCAACTGGGTAACCCTCCAGGACCCGAGCCTATATTTCGGCATCCCTGTAGTCGGCTTCCGCACAGCAGAAGGAAACTTCCTTGAGAACACTCAGCTCGAACCCGACATCAAGGTGGCAAACGATCCAGCAAAGATTGTCAAAGGCATTGACGACCAACTTATCACAGCTGTCAAGACGCTCCTTAACGACCTGAAGAAATAA
- a CDS encoding DUF4831 family protein → MKKQIIAFALGALTLLGASAQNTSKLTATKANEYGLIYTLPLTAFNVTIAVEKTVKTPGEFYQYAKKYLNADPILAPSVSWRITEAAIEQTAFPDEQERYLVTLKNGSGAFVTVSDDNFPISLNDEAYRWSCPVVNLPEAKKARPTILQLPIARQAVTPEMIQSKSSAKRAELAAAKIYELRNMRSEIISGQADAMPSDGAAMKLALDQIASQEEALTAMFLGTVQTSTEVRTYNVDIPAEGAPERRVLARLSMVDGLVAPDDLSGSPIYVTVSPQTRGALPVNDKGMTKSFPKGGVAYRIPGTGLVSVSFDGKTLVGGTYDVAQYGVVFGLDPSLFTSRKSPSYLHFNPLTGAIRELGTINK, encoded by the coding sequence ATGAAAAAGCAGATAATAGCGTTTGCACTCGGAGCATTGACCCTGCTGGGTGCGTCGGCTCAGAATACCTCCAAGCTTACAGCCACAAAAGCGAATGAATACGGACTTATCTATACGCTTCCGCTTACGGCATTCAATGTGACTATTGCAGTTGAAAAGACGGTCAAAACACCAGGAGAGTTTTATCAATATGCCAAGAAATATCTTAATGCCGACCCTATACTTGCCCCCTCGGTAAGCTGGCGTATCACAGAGGCTGCCATAGAGCAGACCGCTTTTCCTGATGAGCAGGAGCGTTATCTTGTCACCCTCAAGAACGGCAGTGGTGCTTTCGTAACGGTGAGTGACGACAATTTTCCTATATCACTGAATGATGAGGCTTACCGGTGGTCGTGTCCGGTGGTCAATCTGCCAGAAGCCAAGAAGGCTCGTCCTACAATCCTTCAGCTCCCTATAGCCCGCCAGGCAGTGACCCCTGAGATGATTCAGAGTAAATCGTCGGCAAAACGTGCCGAACTTGCCGCCGCCAAGATATATGAGCTTCGCAATATGCGCAGTGAGATAATTTCCGGACAGGCTGATGCCATGCCGTCCGATGGTGCAGCCATGAAACTTGCCCTTGATCAGATCGCATCACAGGAGGAGGCTTTGACTGCTATGTTTCTCGGCACGGTGCAGACCTCTACAGAGGTGCGTACATATAATGTAGATATTCCTGCCGAGGGTGCGCCTGAGCGTAGAGTTCTTGCGCGTCTGTCGATGGTCGACGGACTTGTTGCCCCCGACGATCTTTCGGGCTCACCGATATATGTTACCGTGTCTCCGCAGACTCGTGGCGCACTTCCGGTAAATGACAAGGGTATGACCAAATCATTCCCTAAAGGCGGGGTTGCTTACCGTATTCCTGGGACAGGTCTTGTAAGTGTGAGCTTTGACGGCAAGACTCTTGTCGGCGGAACATACGATGTGGCGCAATATGGTGTGGTGTTCGGTCTCGATCCGTCACTCTTCACATCGCGCAAATCACCTTCTTATCTGCATTTCAATCCTCTTACCGGAGCTATCCGGGAGCTCGGCACAATCAATAAATAG
- the xyl3A gene encoding xylan 1,4-beta-xylosidase: protein MKIKHFLVAIVLAGFPSFVSAQLLPYQNHELSAEERAEDLCKRLTLEEKSLLMMNGSPAIERLGIPSFDWWSEALHGVGRNGLATVFPSCIGMAASFDDDLIEEVFTAVSDEARAKNTLARREGKNGKYKGLSFWTPNINVFRDPRWGRGQETYGEDPYMNGRMGLRVVKGLQGDGTGKYYKLHACAKHYAVHSGPEKTRHSFDIERLPARELWETYLPAFRMLVKNGKVQQVMCAYQRFEGSPCCGSDRLLNSILRYDWGFDGLVVSDCGAIGDFYREGRHEVSKDAKAASALGVLSGTDVECGGVYKNLPGAVKRGDVKESDIDVCVKRLLKGRFELGDFDPDSIVPWTSIPMSVVGSVKHRELARKMAREQMVLLKNNGILPLSPDAANIMVMGPNAADSTMMWGIYYGQPAHTVTALEGLNARTGRKLPYARACAVTRMTDQESVFGNFHCSKGKGMEASYWNNTGMSGQPDVEVVYTSAISLDNGGNTAFAPGVNLTNFTTRIKGTYTADRDEMLRMVYNNDDGLRIIINGDTVHNRWKTDPLNFRDREFAVEKGKKYYIEVDYMQLEDDATLNFDILRSRDVTPADAVAKAKDAEVVIFIGGISPVYEREEAKVNEPGFDNGDRTSIELPEPQREILKALHSAGKKIVFVNCSGSAVALTPENDVCDAILQAWYPGEQGGHAIADVIFGDYNPSGKLPVTFYKNDSQLPAFDDYLMEGRTYRYMREAPLYQFGYGLSYTRFDISRPVYSNDKIKVRVKNTGKVAGTEVVQVYMRRPADADGPNKTLRGYARVTLAPGESRDVVIDFPKHLFENWDEKEQEMRVVPGEYELMVGSSSADRDLKKIKVKI from the coding sequence ATGAAAATAAAGCATTTTTTAGTTGCAATTGTGCTTGCCGGTTTTCCGTCTTTTGTATCGGCGCAACTTCTTCCTTATCAGAATCATGAATTGTCCGCTGAGGAGCGGGCGGAGGATCTGTGCAAACGGCTTACTCTTGAGGAGAAATCATTGTTGATGATGAATGGTTCGCCGGCTATTGAACGTCTTGGCATCCCTTCGTTTGACTGGTGGAGCGAGGCTCTTCATGGGGTTGGCAGAAACGGTCTTGCCACGGTATTCCCTTCTTGTATAGGAATGGCTGCTTCGTTTGACGATGATCTTATCGAAGAGGTGTTCACGGCTGTGAGTGATGAGGCACGTGCAAAGAATACCCTTGCGCGTCGCGAGGGGAAGAACGGTAAGTATAAAGGACTGTCATTCTGGACTCCAAATATAAATGTGTTCCGCGATCCGCGATGGGGACGCGGCCAGGAGACCTACGGTGAGGACCCATATATGAACGGACGCATGGGACTGCGTGTTGTGAAGGGTCTGCAAGGTGACGGAACCGGCAAATATTACAAGCTTCATGCCTGTGCAAAGCATTATGCAGTTCATAGCGGACCTGAAAAGACCAGGCATAGTTTTGACATAGAAAGGCTTCCTGCCCGAGAGCTTTGGGAGACATATCTACCGGCATTCAGGATGCTTGTCAAGAATGGCAAAGTGCAGCAGGTGATGTGTGCCTATCAGCGATTCGAGGGGTCCCCTTGTTGCGGGTCTGACAGGCTGCTCAATTCCATTCTGCGATATGACTGGGGGTTTGACGGACTCGTGGTTAGTGACTGCGGAGCCATAGGGGATTTTTATCGTGAAGGTCGCCATGAGGTGTCGAAAGACGCTAAGGCTGCATCAGCTTTAGGTGTGCTCAGTGGCACCGATGTGGAGTGCGGAGGTGTGTATAAGAATCTTCCCGGAGCCGTGAAGCGTGGCGATGTCAAGGAGTCGGATATTGATGTGTGTGTAAAGCGACTTCTGAAAGGTCGTTTTGAGCTTGGCGATTTTGATCCTGATTCTATCGTGCCGTGGACTTCAATCCCTATGAGTGTTGTAGGCTCTGTGAAGCATCGCGAGCTTGCCCGCAAGATGGCGCGCGAGCAGATGGTGTTGCTCAAGAACAACGGCATACTGCCTCTCTCCCCCGATGCTGCGAATATTATGGTGATGGGGCCCAATGCTGCGGATTCCACTATGATGTGGGGCATATATTATGGTCAGCCTGCTCATACGGTCACAGCTCTTGAAGGCTTGAATGCGCGTACAGGTCGTAAGCTTCCTTATGCACGTGCTTGTGCCGTCACGCGTATGACCGACCAGGAAAGTGTGTTTGGCAATTTCCACTGCTCTAAAGGGAAAGGCATGGAAGCCTCATATTGGAATAATACCGGGATGAGTGGTCAGCCGGATGTTGAGGTGGTATACACATCTGCAATCAGTCTTGACAACGGCGGCAATACGGCGTTTGCGCCAGGAGTCAATCTGACTAATTTTACCACACGCATCAAGGGCACATACACTGCCGATCGTGACGAGATGCTCAGGATGGTGTACAATAATGATGACGGTCTCCGTATCATAATAAACGGAGACACAGTGCACAACCGTTGGAAGACTGATCCGCTGAATTTCCGTGACCGTGAGTTTGCCGTTGAGAAAGGTAAGAAATATTACATTGAGGTGGACTATATGCAGCTTGAGGACGATGCCACGCTCAACTTTGATATACTGCGTTCGCGCGATGTGACTCCTGCCGATGCTGTGGCTAAGGCTAAGGATGCTGAGGTTGTGATATTTATAGGCGGTATATCTCCTGTTTACGAACGGGAGGAGGCTAAGGTGAACGAGCCTGGATTTGACAACGGCGACCGTACATCTATAGAGCTTCCTGAGCCTCAGCGAGAGATCCTTAAGGCTCTTCATTCTGCCGGCAAGAAGATAGTGTTTGTAAATTGTAGCGGAAGCGCGGTGGCTCTAACTCCTGAGAATGACGTATGCGATGCAATCCTCCAGGCATGGTATCCCGGGGAGCAGGGCGGACATGCCATTGCCGATGTGATATTCGGTGACTACAATCCCTCAGGCAAGCTTCCTGTCACTTTCTATAAGAATGACAGCCAGCTCCCTGCATTCGATGATTATCTTATGGAGGGACGTACCTATCGCTATATGAGGGAGGCTCCGCTATATCAGTTCGGATATGGTCTGAGCTATACCAGGTTTGATATCTCAAGGCCTGTATACTCCAACGATAAGATAAAGGTGCGTGTAAAGAATACCGGAAAAGTAGCCGGAACTGAGGTCGTGCAGGTGTATATGCGTCGTCCTGCGGATGCCGATGGACCTAACAAGACGCTGAGAGGGTATGCTCGTGTGACACTTGCTCCTGGAGAGAGCCGTGATGTGGTGATCGATTTCCCGAAGCATCTTTTTGAGAACTGGGACGAGAAGGAACAGGAGATGCGTGTTGTTCCCGGAGAGTATGAGCTTATGGTTGGATCATCAAGTGCTGACAGGGATCTTAAGAAAATAAAGGTTAAAATCTGA
- a CDS encoding sensor histidine kinase, whose amino-acid sequence MASRRRINYHWQLFLPIALCLCIVFGLIIWYQYKREAEYRAEMLTMQLDLINRRVLKAYNSDQDVRPLNSFLASYFEGSAYEDVRISVYQNDGRLRYSLGTPLPFDTESFTVVDYISTGDDERKVVSDSLGAVYFLATSRSSDGYVEVLSALPFDAEVSDALDVDSMVWLVMMACILMTVFVSYYFTRRLSRSVTLLKDFAYRAATGGHFTGIDKFPKNELGDISREIVTLYRERENAVDQIRRERKVAIHAIEEKARVTRQMSNNINHEIKTPVGIVRGYLESILGDPDMDAETRTRFLERMLSNIDRLTNLLNDVSTMTRLENGTDKIALSKVDMYDLVYQIDYDMGANNLAGEMQFSFDIPLDCYVSGNYGLLNGMICGLIRNASMYSNGTKICLKLISESDRFYMFAFFDNGMGVPEEHIPHLFERFYRVDNGRSRKQGGTGLGLPIVRSTVITLGGTISVHNRSTGGLEFIFSLPKWTGEN is encoded by the coding sequence ATGGCTTCAAGGAGAAGGATTAACTATCACTGGCAGTTGTTTCTGCCGATTGCCCTGTGCCTTTGCATAGTCTTTGGCCTGATAATATGGTATCAATATAAGCGAGAGGCGGAGTATCGTGCCGAGATGCTCACCATGCAGCTCGACCTTATCAACCGTCGCGTGCTCAAGGCTTACAACTCTGATCAGGATGTCAGACCGTTGAACTCATTTCTTGCATCCTATTTCGAGGGTTCTGCCTACGAGGATGTGCGCATATCCGTGTATCAGAATGACGGTAGACTCAGATACTCTTTGGGTACACCTCTTCCTTTCGATACGGAGTCGTTTACTGTAGTCGACTACATATCCACAGGTGATGATGAGCGCAAGGTTGTAAGCGACTCCTTAGGAGCTGTATACTTCCTTGCGACTTCCAGGAGCAGTGACGGTTATGTTGAGGTGCTTTCTGCTCTGCCGTTTGATGCGGAGGTGAGTGATGCGCTGGATGTCGACTCGATGGTATGGTTGGTGATGATGGCGTGTATACTTATGACCGTATTTGTGTCATATTATTTTACAAGGCGATTATCACGAAGTGTCACATTGCTTAAGGATTTTGCTTATAGGGCGGCGACAGGAGGGCATTTTACCGGCATTGATAAATTCCCAAAAAATGAACTCGGTGACATATCGAGAGAGATAGTCACGCTGTATCGGGAACGAGAGAATGCCGTGGATCAGATACGGCGTGAACGCAAAGTGGCAATTCACGCTATAGAGGAGAAAGCGCGCGTGACACGTCAGATGTCCAATAATATCAATCACGAGATAAAGACTCCGGTGGGTATTGTAAGAGGGTATCTTGAATCGATTCTCGGAGATCCTGACATGGATGCCGAGACTCGTACCCGCTTCCTCGAACGCATGCTGAGCAATATCGACCGTCTGACCAATCTTCTCAATGATGTATCGACCATGACTCGTCTTGAGAACGGCACTGACAAGATAGCCTTGAGTAAGGTAGATATGTATGATCTCGTATATCAGATTGATTATGATATGGGTGCCAATAATCTTGCAGGGGAGATGCAGTTCTCTTTTGACATTCCTCTGGATTGCTATGTGTCTGGTAACTATGGTCTTCTCAATGGCATGATATGCGGTCTTATACGCAATGCCTCAATGTATTCCAACGGTACCAAGATATGCCTAAAGCTGATATCGGAGAGCGATCGCTTCTATATGTTTGCTTTCTTTGACAATGGTATGGGAGTGCCAGAGGAGCATATACCTCATCTGTTTGAACGTTTCTATCGTGTTGACAACGGTCGTTCGCGCAAGCAGGGAGGCACAGGGCTCGGGCTTCCGATCGTGCGCAGCACGGTAATCACTCTCGGTGGTACCATCTCGGTTCACAACCGTTCTACCGGAGGGCTGGAATTCATCTTCTCTCTTCCAAAATGGACTGGAGAGAATTAG
- a CDS encoding transposase, with product MNVLAILKDFTFRCKSVFENTTTKMSKRFLNWLILTIRTVALIPGKVNFTRLSRYGGRTAKTFASNFKTSVDWMKVNIGMAQDCFGPADDMAVAIDPSFISKAGRLTYGIGRFWSGVAQRVKRGLEIMAIGAISLSKHTCVMLGAVQSPNFRTLESEKQMSMLDWYVALVRSKATELLSLTDILVADAFFSKYEFVNEVIGMGFRFVGRLRANSYLRYLAIPDSSAPRRRGRKKKYGEKVDFSNLDMSVFTSFIYEDSKGNKTRCHTAVVHSRALKRDIRIVVCPVENAETLLYFSTDTDMRPEKIIGFYRTRFQIEFGIRDAKQFTGLQSQQTRDRERLDFAFNLSFTALNVCKEVIRKDYPDLSVAQFKRLMFESYLASTIISTCGKSPHLKIIKKINHRLAQLAA from the coding sequence ATGAACGTATTGGCGATTCTCAAAGACTTCACCTTTCGGTGTAAGTCGGTATTTGAAAATACTACAACCAAGATGAGCAAAAGGTTCCTCAACTGGCTGATTTTAACAATACGCACTGTAGCGTTGATTCCGGGCAAAGTCAATTTTACCCGGCTGTCGCGCTATGGCGGTCGTACAGCCAAGACCTTTGCTTCCAATTTCAAGACATCCGTAGACTGGATGAAAGTCAACATAGGTATGGCGCAGGATTGTTTTGGGCCGGCCGATGACATGGCAGTGGCAATCGATCCGTCGTTCATCTCAAAAGCAGGCAGACTGACGTATGGCATAGGCCGTTTCTGGTCAGGGGTGGCACAACGTGTCAAACGCGGTCTGGAGATAATGGCGATCGGGGCAATAAGTCTGAGTAAACATACATGCGTGATGCTCGGTGCTGTCCAGTCACCGAACTTCAGGACTCTTGAATCTGAGAAACAAATGTCAATGCTTGACTGGTATGTGGCACTTGTAAGGTCAAAGGCGACAGAGCTGCTCTCACTGACGGATATTCTGGTTGCCGATGCCTTTTTCTCTAAATATGAGTTTGTAAATGAAGTGATTGGCATGGGATTTCGATTTGTCGGAAGATTACGTGCCAACTCATATCTGAGGTATCTGGCCATACCGGATTCCTCCGCCCCGCGAAGACGCGGCAGAAAGAAAAAGTATGGAGAGAAAGTGGATTTCTCCAACCTTGACATGTCCGTGTTCACTTCATTCATATATGAGGATTCCAAAGGAAACAAAACCCGATGTCACACGGCGGTCGTACATTCGAGGGCATTGAAACGCGACATCCGTATCGTGGTCTGTCCGGTTGAAAACGCAGAGACTCTTCTTTACTTCTCTACCGACACCGACATGAGGCCTGAAAAGATCATCGGTTTCTACCGCACCCGCTTTCAGATTGAGTTCGGTATACGCGATGCCAAGCAGTTTACCGGACTTCAGTCACAGCAGACCCGCGACAGGGAGCGGCTTGACTTTGCGTTCAATCTTTCCTTCACAGCCCTCAATGTCTGCAAAGAGGTCATAAGGAAGGATTATCCGGATCTTTCGGTAGCGCAGTTCAAACGGCTTATGTTTGAATCTTATCTCGCCTCAACAATTATTTCGACTTGCGGAAAATCTCCGCATCTCAAAATAATTAAGAAGATAAATCATCGGTTGGCTCAGTTAGCGGCTTAG
- a CDS encoding response regulator transcription factor gives MNARILVIDDEESICEILRYNLLKEGYEVDVAYSAEEALEKDLRPYDLFIVDIMMERLSGFDFAKQLRNSDNTEIVPIIFCSALNGEDDTVMGLNIGADDYITKPFKMSEMIARVNAVLRRAAVARKAVQAANAVSVSDQDPMESRIEYQTLCIDPNDKTCYIDGSLVPLTKTEFEILSFFLTHRNRIYSREEIIRRVWDDDVVVTTRTIDTNITRLRKKIGAYGNNIETRLGFGYGFKEKD, from the coding sequence ATGAATGCACGCATTTTAGTAATTGATGATGAGGAGTCGATTTGTGAGATTCTGAGATACAATCTATTGAAGGAGGGTTACGAGGTAGATGTTGCCTACAGTGCGGAAGAAGCTTTGGAGAAGGATCTTCGTCCATATGATCTATTTATCGTAGATATTATGATGGAGCGTCTTAGCGGATTTGATTTTGCCAAGCAGCTACGTAACAGTGACAATACAGAGATTGTCCCCATAATATTCTGTTCCGCGCTCAACGGAGAGGATGATACAGTGATGGGGCTAAACATCGGTGCGGACGATTATATTACCAAGCCGTTCAAGATGAGCGAAATGATAGCAAGGGTAAACGCTGTGTTGCGTCGTGCGGCTGTTGCCCGCAAGGCTGTGCAGGCTGCTAATGCTGTCTCTGTATCGGATCAGGACCCAATGGAGAGTCGCATCGAATATCAGACTCTCTGCATAGATCCTAACGATAAGACTTGCTATATCGATGGATCTCTTGTGCCATTGACTAAAACCGAATTCGAGATATTGAGTTTTTTCCTTACCCATCGCAACCGCATTTATTCGCGTGAAGAGATAATACGTAGGGTATGGGATGACGATGTGGTGGTCACTACACGCACAATTGATACTAATATCACACGCCTACGTAAAAAGATAGGAGCTTACGGCAATAATATCGAGACCCGCCTGGGATTCGGATATGGCTTCAAGGAGAAGGATTAA